Below is a window of Blastocatellia bacterium DNA.
GCATTGTCCAAGGAGGAGAAAGCCTATGTGGGTCCCGAAATTTGTTCGAGATTGGCGCAAAGGGGTTGATTCGCCCGTCCCCACGCAGATCGTCTCCAATGGCGAGTTTATCCCTCGTCCCCAAAACGAGACGCAAAAAAAGATCGAGTATGTCATCGGCGAGATGGCCGAGGAGCGGGCCAAGAAACTCGGTATGGATCGCCGGACCTTCATGCGGACGACAATGGGACTGGCAGTGTGTTTCCTCGCTCAGAACAAGGTCTATGGCAAAAACTACTGGGATGTGGACGAAGCCGAGACGTGGGAACCCGCTGCCTACGAGGAGAAATGGCCCAAGGGCGAATACTTCATCTTTGACGTTCAAACGCACTTCACCAATGGCATTGCCCTGAATTTCCGTAATCTCGAGTTCATCCGCAACATGGGCTTTAACCTCAAAAACGATGCCGAAGCTTATAGCTTCCGCAACTTCGTCAAGGAAATGTTCTTCGACAGCGAAACCAGTATGATTGTCATCTCCGGCGTGCCCAGTCGCGAGCTGCTCCGGGCTCCCGATGGACGAGTGCTCGTGGATGCCGAGCGCACGCCCGGTGGGGCGTTACTGCCGAGCTGGCTCATGGCCAAGGCTAAGAGGGAAATCAACGCGCTGGCCGGCTCCCAACGGGCGCTGTGTCAGGGCAACTGCGCTCCCAACCACTACTGGGATCGCACGAAGAACCAGCCCGACTGGCCGGCCCTCTACGAGCAGATGGAACGCGAAGTCAAGGTGTACAACATTGACTCCTGGAAATGGTACTGCCATTTCGATCCCGGACGGTCCGGTCGTGGGTTCCAGCTCGATGATGAATACGCCGCTAAGTTTTACGAGTACTCGCGCAAACTCGGCGTGAAAATCTTCAGCGTCCATAAGGGCTATTCCTACCAGTCGCGCACGCTCGGCCACCTGGCTAATCCCAAGGATGTCGAGAAGGCCGCCCTGGAGAATCCCGATCTCACCTTCGTCATCTACCATTCGGCCATCAAGCACGGACCGAATGAACCCGACTGGGTTGCTAACAACAAATATGACCCGACGACCGGCGACTTCGAGTGGCACAACGTGCTCATGGACATCAAGCGACGGAATCCCCAGATCAACAATGTCTATTGTGAGATCGGGAGCTTCTTCGGCGTGCTGGCCATCGCTCACCCGGAGATGGCCATGCACGGGATGGGGAAGAACATCAAATACTACGGCGTGGATCACGTCATCTGGGGAACGGACTGCATCTGGTGGGGATCGCCTCAATGGTTGATTGATGCTTTCAAACGGTTCCAAATCAGCGATGAGTTTTGCGAGAAATTCGGCTACCAGAAGCTCACCAAGGAGGATAAGGCCAAGATCTTCGGCCTCAATGCTGCCCGGATCTACGGCATTGATGTGGCGGCTAAACGGAACCCGCTGCCGGCCGATACGCTCGACCGACTGAAAGTCGCCTATGAGCAATCGGGAGGTGAGCGGAGTAATGCCATTTATGGATGGGTTCGGGCGGATGATTAGCGTGAGCCTGGGGCTATGGCGCTGTGTCGGGGGCAGCTATCTCTGGCCGCCCGCGCTCGAGCTGTAATACACGCGGGGGATCACGGAGAACCCCCTCGTGTGAGGCTGCCCGGCTTTGCCTGAATCCGCCGATCTCGCGTGGAGGAGGAACTGACCGATGAAGCAGACCATCATCGTTGCAACCATCTTCACGCTCGGCATTGCGCGTGGGAGCTGGTTCCCGGTTTCCGCCCAGACGGATCGGCTCCAGGGACGATGGGAGGGAACGGTTCGCTCGCTTCAGGGGGAGCGTCAGGTGGTGGCGCTCATCAAAAAGGATGGCAATAAGTACAGCGGGAGCATCACCGGCATTCGTGGCGATCTCCCCTTCAAGGAGATCACCGTCGAGGGAGATAAGGTCTTGGCCGTGGCCGAGATCAACTCCCCTCAAGGGGTCATCCCCATCCGCTTCAGTTTCACCCTGAAAGACGATACGATGAGCGGGAAGGGAGAAGTGGATTTCGGCGGTCAGACTTTCTCCTTCGTCTACGATCTCAAACGGACGAGCCTGGATCCGACTCCACCTCCGGGGGCCACCTCGCCCCCTCCGGCTCAACCATCGCCGCAGCCGCGCGGTGTTCCCCAGCCGCAGCAACGACAATCCCTCGAATACTTCGTCGGCCAATGGACCTTCAAGTGGATTGGTCGAGAGAGTCCGCTCGGTCCCGGCGGAGTGCGCGAGGGAACGGTCACCTACAGGCTCAGTGCCGATGGGCGGAGTCTCGAGGCCCACATCAGCGGCAGATCAGATGAGGGAACGTATCAGGAGAGCGCCACCCTCACGTTTGATCCGGAGCGCAAAATCCTGAGCGTGAGCGAGCGATTGATGTCCGGGATCACACTGCGCAGCCAGGGCGATTGGTCGAGCCCCATCGCCATTCGCTTCACGGTTGAACCGCTGACGGTCAAGGGACACCGGCTTCAAATGCGTCGCACGATTTCGGTGATCTCCGCCTTCTCGTTCTCGGTGCTCGATGAGCTGTCCGAAGATGGTGGGCCTTTCATTCGGCTCGGCCACGCGACCTTCTCCAAAGTCTCATCGGGTGAATCGAAACAGTGAGGGATATGGACCAGCCGCTCTGGAATTTCGAACAGGAGCCTTTCGACGAGCCCTACGATGAAACGAGCATCAATCTGAGGGCCTATTTCGACCGGATGCCGGACGAGAAGATGCGGGAATACTCGCCGGACTGGACCGATGCTCAGGTCATCGCCTGGGACGGCAATTTCCGCGACGACGGCTTCCTGTTTCTCCCCTGTTCCGAACGCGACGTGGATGTCCGGGAGTACCGCCGGGTTCTCGAAGAGTGCATCCGGTATCGGAACCGCGTTCGGGAAAAACTGCAGCAGCCGGCTTCCCCGAGGTGATGGTGCGGGGAAGATGAACGGTGGTGACACGCGGTCGCGCGACGTCAATATTCGCAGAGGGCGCTATGGACGGTGTACTTTTTCACCTCCGTAAGCGGCCCTTCAGCATTGTGACATTCGGTGCAAATGGAGAGGCGCGGCAAGCGTCGGTGTTTGTGGCTGGAGTTCGCGTGAACATCGTGACAGGAAAGGCATGTGGGCGTCTCGATGCCGGAGAGGACAACGTCGCGGATGTTTCGCAAGACGTGGCGGTCGGCGGGATTGAGCGTCGCATCCTCGGCGCGGGCGAAATCCACGGCGAAATCCTTAAAGAGATTGTCGCCGGGAACGAACGTATTGGGATAGGGAAGTCCGGTCGAGCGTGATGTCCCGATGCGAATATGGCAGGACGCGCAAATCGAGGTGATGACGAGCGCCTCGCGTCGGCGGCTCCGGGACAGCAACACCAGCGAGGGATTGGTCGAGTGCTTCAGATCAACCACCCCGTGACAGGTGTAACAGTCGAGCGAGAACGCGGAATAGGTCCGCGTCTTGGGATCAACCGCCGTTGTGTGACAGCCGGCGCATCGAGCGGAAAATTTCTCCTCGTCCCAGGCCACCGGGTCGGTGCCGTACCAGGCGCGAGCCTGATTGGGTCCGGCCATCTCCGCTCGCGTCGTAAGCAGGGCCAGTCGTCCATATCCGACACTTTTGAGAAAGCGGAGATACTTCCGTCCGCCGAGGAAAAACTCAATCTCATTGGCTCGGGCGGCCAGTGCGGGTTGACTCCTGATCAGGGCCGCGAGTTCCGGAGCGTCTTCCCGACGGCGAATCGTCTGCCCGTGAGGATCCTTCGCCCAGCTCGGCCCGATGTCGTTGCGATGACAGAACAGGCACTCGTCGCCCGTGACATATTCAGGAAGGGGTTGGCCGGCATGCGTGCTGCCCCAGGCAGCCGGGTCTCGTCGAACCGGTTCCGCCTGACGAGCCTGCTGAGTCCCACGGGAGAAGGCAACTCCCACCCCGATGCCCAGCAGGATTACCGCCCTCATCACCCGGCATGGCTTCATCCCGTGTGGCCTCCTCAGTGGGCCCGCCATTATACGATGGTTGGTCGGCTCAGGTCGAGAGCAACGATACCCCAGAACTCCTCGACCGTGACAGATGCTGGCAATTCCTGCGGGAATGCCGGCGCTCGTCTGGACGCTTCGCCGGTTCATTCAAGGACCGCCGGTCTCGTCAGCGAAATCGAGGATGCACACCTCGCTTCGCCATCAAATGACCAGACGATGAGAATCGTCTGCGGATGAAAAGGGGTCACGCATTGGTGGGAACCGTTGTTTCGGGCACTTCTCGCATTTGGCGGACGAATTTTGGAGGAGCGACGTATGCGACGACGGACAATTGCTGTCATTAGCACCGTGATTCTTTTTCTGGCGGCCGGGCTGAGGCCGTCAGTTTCCCAACACCCCTCGATTCGACGCATTGACGAGATGGTTCCGATGCGCGATGGCGTGCGGCTCGCCACCACGATTTTTCTGCCCGAGGGAGAAGGGCGGTGGCCCGTCATTCTCATGCGTACGCCCTACGGGAAGGACCTGTTTGCGACAGCGGCGTCTTTCTGGACAAGCCGTGGCTACGCCTTCGTCGTTCAGGATTGTCGCGGCCGATTCAAAAGCGAGGGTCAATACCGCCCGTTCCTCGACGATCATACCGACGGCTACGACACTGTCGAATGGATAGCCGCACAACCCTGGTCCACGGGGAAAGTGGGGATGTACGGAGCATCGGCGATGGGCATTGTGACGAACCTGGCGGCAATGATGAATCCTCCACATCTTGTGGCGGGATTCGTCATGGTCGCCCGATCGAGCGTCTATCATCAAACGGCGTACATCGGTGGGGTCTACCGCAAAGAGATGAACGATACCTGGCTCAAAAGACAGAACGCCGAATGGGTCATCGCTGAAACCCTCAAGCATTACCTCGA
It encodes the following:
- a CDS encoding amidohydrolase family protein, with amino-acid sequence MWVPKFVRDWRKGVDSPVPTQIVSNGEFIPRPQNETQKKIEYVIGEMAEERAKKLGMDRRTFMRTTMGLAVCFLAQNKVYGKNYWDVDEAETWEPAAYEEKWPKGEYFIFDVQTHFTNGIALNFRNLEFIRNMGFNLKNDAEAYSFRNFVKEMFFDSETSMIVISGVPSRELLRAPDGRVLVDAERTPGGALLPSWLMAKAKREINALAGSQRALCQGNCAPNHYWDRTKNQPDWPALYEQMEREVKVYNIDSWKWYCHFDPGRSGRGFQLDDEYAAKFYEYSRKLGVKIFSVHKGYSYQSRTLGHLANPKDVEKAALENPDLTFVIYHSAIKHGPNEPDWVANNKYDPTTGDFEWHNVLMDIKRRNPQINNVYCEIGSFFGVLAIAHPEMAMHGMGKNIKYYGVDHVIWGTDCIWWGSPQWLIDAFKRFQISDEFCEKFGYQKLTKEDKAKIFGLNAARIYGIDVAAKRNPLPADTLDRLKVAYEQSGGERSNAIYGWVRADD